A section of the Quatrionicoccus australiensis genome encodes:
- a CDS encoding RnfH family protein, with amino-acid sequence MQIGIAYSEPGQQIWLNIEVPDESTVAEGIERSGVLKQFPHIDLATQKVGVFGRLVKLEAALKPGDRIEIYRPIIADPETVPRRDTNEEE; translated from the coding sequence ATGCAGATCGGCATTGCTTATTCAGAACCAGGACAGCAGATCTGGTTGAATATCGAGGTTCCGGACGAGTCGACCGTTGCAGAAGGGATCGAACGTTCGGGTGTGCTCAAGCAGTTTCCGCACATTGATTTGGCAACTCAGAAAGTCGGTGTGTTCGGTCGTCTGGTAAAGTTGGAGGCCGCCCTAAAACCGGGCGACCGTATCGAAATTTACCGGCCGATCATCGCCGATCCGGAAACCGTCCCACGTCGGGACACGAACGAAGAAGAATAA
- a CDS encoding RnfABCDGE type electron transport complex subunit D produces MSTSSLTAPPIASPHAHGGNSVTLTMFRVQLALLPATLFGFWLFGWPSVFLFLLTVLSCLGFEALSLKLMGRQRFKGTLFDGSAMLTGWLLAMTLPPWAPWWVAVLGGFIAIVIGKQVFGGVGQNVFNPAMVARVALLISFPVPLTQWVFPLPLTSLAAPDFIDGLRIFLTSLPLPDAMASASLLGFSKTEMSRGIDLLHSLAGAQAPALSWLGTRAGSFGESASLLILGGGLYLLARGVITWHTPLAVLAGLAIPAAIGHAVDPGHYLSVSAHLLSGAAMLGAFFIATDYVTSPNTGAGQIVFGLGVGLLTWVIRTWGAYPEGMAFAVLLMNAMTPVIDRFVKPRILGRDRKGKPLSIPEKKGA; encoded by the coding sequence ATGAGCACCAGCAGCCTGACTGCGCCACCGATCGCCTCGCCGCACGCACACGGCGGCAATTCGGTCACCCTGACCATGTTCCGCGTCCAGCTGGCGCTGCTGCCGGCGACGCTGTTCGGCTTCTGGCTGTTCGGCTGGCCGTCGGTCTTCCTCTTCCTGCTCACCGTCCTGTCCTGCCTCGGGTTCGAGGCCCTGTCGCTCAAGCTGATGGGGCGCCAGCGTTTCAAGGGCACCCTGTTCGACGGATCGGCCATGCTCACCGGCTGGCTGCTGGCGATGACCCTGCCGCCCTGGGCGCCGTGGTGGGTCGCCGTGCTCGGTGGTTTCATCGCGATCGTGATCGGCAAGCAGGTCTTTGGCGGTGTTGGCCAGAATGTCTTCAATCCGGCCATGGTGGCCCGCGTCGCCTTGCTGATCTCCTTCCCCGTCCCGCTGACCCAGTGGGTTTTCCCCCTGCCGCTGACTTCGCTGGCCGCGCCCGACTTCATTGACGGTCTGCGTATCTTTCTGACCAGCCTGCCGCTACCGGATGCGATGGCCAGTGCTTCGCTGCTCGGCTTTTCCAAGACCGAAATGTCGCGCGGCATCGACCTGCTGCATTCACTGGCCGGTGCCCAGGCGCCGGCCCTGTCGTGGCTCGGTACGCGGGCCGGCAGCTTCGGTGAGTCGGCTTCCTTGCTGATCCTTGGCGGCGGCCTCTACCTGCTGGCGCGCGGTGTCATCACCTGGCATACGCCGCTGGCGGTACTGGCCGGTCTGGCGATTCCCGCTGCAATCGGTCATGCCGTCGATCCGGGGCATTACCTGAGCGTTTCGGCGCACCTGTTGTCGGGGGCTGCCATGCTCGGCGCTTTCTTCATCGCCACTGACTACGTGACTTCGCCCAATACGGGGGCGGGACAAATCGTCTTCGGTCTGGGCGTCGGTTTGCTGACCTGGGTCATTCGCACCTGGGGCGCTTATCCGGAGGGGATGGCTTTCGCGGTCCTGCTGATGAACGCCATGACGCCGGTCATCGATCGCTTCGTCAAACCGCGCATCCTTGGCCGTGACCGCAAGGGCAAGCCGTTGAGCATTCCGGAAAAGAAGGGGGCCTGA
- a CDS encoding NAD(P)(+) transhydrogenase (Re/Si-specific) subunit beta, with product MTLPIYVQGAWYVGALLFIFGLKGMGSPASARKGIVIAGYGMLLAIAATFLIPGLQNLALMALALVLGGAVAWISGKKVKMTDMPQMVAIYNGMGGGAAAAIAAIEFAKGDAHSVVTTILAVVGALIGAVSFTGSCVAWAKLQGVLKKAHRLPAQNAVNVVLALVAIALGAAMVVMAPAQPELIFGFFAVALVLGLIVTLPIGGADMPVVISLFNAFTGLAVGFEGYVLGNPALIIAGIVVGAAGTLLTQLMAKAMNRPLTNILFTPMVASGPGEAITGTMKELSALDAAAMMRYASKVIIVPGYGMAVAHAQHKVWEMTEILEEAGVEVKFAIHPVAGRMPGHMNVLLAEAGVPYDKILDLEEINGEFGQTDVALIIGANDVVNPSARTDKTSPIYGMPILDADKAQNVIVIKRGKGTGYSGVENALFYTDNCRMLYGDAQPMAGEIIQQLKAMG from the coding sequence ATGACGCTGCCTATCTACGTTCAAGGCGCCTGGTACGTCGGCGCACTGCTTTTCATTTTCGGTCTCAAGGGCATGGGCTCGCCGGCTTCCGCCCGCAAGGGGATCGTCATCGCCGGTTACGGCATGCTGCTGGCGATTGCTGCGACCTTCCTGATTCCCGGTCTGCAGAACCTGGCGCTGATGGCCCTGGCCCTCGTGCTCGGCGGTGCGGTGGCCTGGATCTCCGGCAAGAAGGTCAAGATGACCGACATGCCGCAGATGGTCGCCATCTACAACGGCATGGGCGGCGGCGCGGCCGCCGCGATTGCCGCCATCGAGTTCGCCAAGGGCGATGCGCACAGCGTGGTCACCACCATCCTGGCAGTGGTCGGTGCGCTGATCGGTGCGGTTTCCTTCACCGGCTCCTGCGTGGCCTGGGCCAAGCTGCAGGGCGTGCTCAAAAAAGCGCATCGCCTGCCGGCCCAGAATGCGGTCAATGTCGTGCTGGCTTTGGTCGCCATCGCTCTCGGTGCCGCCATGGTCGTCATGGCCCCGGCCCAGCCGGAGCTGATCTTCGGCTTCTTCGCGGTTGCCCTGGTGCTTGGCCTGATCGTCACGCTGCCGATCGGCGGCGCCGACATGCCGGTGGTGATCTCGCTGTTCAATGCCTTCACCGGCCTGGCGGTCGGTTTCGAAGGCTACGTGCTGGGCAACCCGGCGCTGATCATTGCCGGCATCGTGGTCGGTGCGGCCGGCACGCTGCTCACTCAGCTCATGGCCAAGGCGATGAACCGTCCGCTCACCAACATCCTCTTCACGCCGATGGTGGCCAGCGGTCCCGGCGAGGCGATCACCGGCACGATGAAGGAACTGTCGGCGCTCGATGCGGCGGCGATGATGCGCTATGCCAGCAAAGTCATCATCGTGCCGGGTTACGGCATGGCGGTGGCGCATGCGCAGCACAAAGTCTGGGAAATGACCGAGATCCTGGAAGAGGCTGGGGTCGAGGTGAAGTTCGCCATCCATCCGGTGGCCGGACGGATGCCGGGTCATATGAACGTGCTGCTCGCCGAAGCCGGCGTGCCTTACGACAAGATTCTCGACCTTGAAGAAATCAACGGCGAGTTCGGCCAGACCGACGTGGCGCTGATCATCGGTGCCAACGACGTGGTCAACCCGAGCGCGCGTACCGACAAGACCAGCCCGATCTACGGCATGCCGATTCTCGATGCCGACAAGGCGCAGAACGTGATCGTCATCAAGCGCGGCAAGGGTACGGGTTATTCCGGAGTTGAAAACGCCCTGTTCTACACCGACAATTGCCGCATGCTCTACGGTGATGCCCAGCCGATGGCCGGGGAGATCATCCAGCAACTGAAGGCCATGGGCTAA
- a CDS encoding RnfABCDGE type electron transport complex subunit G gives MGFASIREKLGYQPVLLGVFALLASGALAWVSESTAGAIAAAEAKDLRDSLAEVLPQGFADNDFLHDTVDLENKGKTVTIYRARQGGVVKGAIFKVAERGYAADIVILMAVDADGKMLGARVLKHAETPGLGDKIELSKAPWIKDFDGKSLGNPAPEKWAVKKDGGIFDQFAGATITPRAVVKAVKGGLDFYAAHRKEILGDKS, from the coding sequence ATGGGATTTGCATCGATACGTGAAAAACTGGGTTACCAGCCCGTCCTGCTCGGCGTCTTTGCGCTGCTGGCCAGCGGCGCCCTGGCCTGGGTCTCGGAATCCACCGCCGGCGCCATCGCCGCGGCCGAAGCCAAGGATTTGCGCGACTCGCTGGCCGAAGTGCTGCCGCAAGGCTTTGCCGACAACGATTTTCTGCACGATACGGTCGACCTCGAAAACAAGGGCAAAACCGTCACCATTTACCGTGCCCGCCAGGGTGGGGTGGTCAAGGGGGCAATTTTCAAGGTGGCCGAACGTGGCTATGCCGCCGATATCGTCATCCTGATGGCGGTCGATGCTGATGGAAAAATGCTCGGCGCGCGCGTGCTCAAGCATGCCGAAACGCCGGGTCTGGGCGACAAGATCGAGCTCTCCAAGGCGCCGTGGATCAAGGACTTCGACGGCAAGTCGCTGGGCAATCCGGCGCCCGAGAAATGGGCGGTCAAGAAGGACGGCGGCATCTTCGACCAGTTCGCCGGCGCCACCATCACGCCGCGGGCCGTGGTCAAGGCGGTCAAGGGCGGGCTGGATTTCTACGCCGCGCATCGCAAGGAAATTCTCGGAGACAAATCATGA
- the rsxC gene encoding electron transport complex subunit RsxC, giving the protein MGFMNLFKHFLGKDWGVHPADHKRPASDVPTRKLPIPPRLHLMLSQHVGAPSRPIVLVGEKVRKGQLIAAAQGNISAPLHASTSGTISAIGEITAPHASGLPGMAISIDSDGEDAWIETEVITDPFSLSPEDIAKRVAAAGVVGLGGATFPSSVKLNLGRRSKIDTLIMNGSECEPYLSCDDRLMRDRAADIVTGIRLMLISTGAGEAKVGIEDNKPEAIAAMREAAARFDNVTIFPVPARYPMGSDRQLIVELTGREVPSDARAADVGVIVHNVGTAYAVQQAVCLGRPLLSRVMTLNGGVAATPGNYEVPLGTLISDLVAFTGGTTGEVAKLVMGGPMMGTILPHMRVPVIKGTSGILLLDANEAAGGEVEDCIRCGSCVKACPMGLLPLEMSARIRNDEMDAAADLGLADCIACGCCAYVCPSHIPLVQYFYHAKGDLYARERNKLRTEATKKMALQRQERLDREQREKVEAAAKRKAERAAAAAAAAAAEAAKQGESA; this is encoded by the coding sequence ATGGGATTCATGAACCTCTTCAAGCATTTCCTCGGCAAGGACTGGGGCGTCCATCCGGCCGACCACAAGCGTCCGGCCTCCGATGTGCCGACCCGCAAACTGCCGATTCCGCCACGCCTGCACCTGATGCTGTCGCAACACGTCGGCGCCCCGTCGCGGCCGATCGTGCTGGTCGGCGAAAAGGTCAGGAAGGGCCAGCTGATTGCCGCCGCCCAGGGCAACATCTCGGCGCCGCTGCATGCCTCGACTTCCGGCACGATCAGCGCGATCGGCGAAATTACCGCGCCGCACGCTTCCGGCCTGCCCGGCATGGCGATCTCGATCGACAGCGATGGCGAAGATGCCTGGATCGAAACCGAAGTCATCACCGATCCTTTTTCGCTCTCGCCCGAGGACATCGCCAAACGCGTCGCCGCGGCCGGTGTGGTCGGCCTGGGTGGCGCCACCTTCCCGTCCTCGGTCAAACTTAATCTTGGCCGCCGTTCGAAAATCGACACGCTGATCATGAACGGCAGCGAGTGCGAGCCTTACCTGTCTTGCGACGACCGCCTGATGCGCGACCGCGCCGCCGACATCGTGACCGGCATCCGCCTGATGCTGATCTCGACCGGTGCCGGCGAAGCCAAGGTCGGTATCGAGGACAACAAGCCGGAAGCGATCGCCGCGATGCGCGAGGCCGCAGCCCGTTTCGACAATGTCACGATTTTCCCGGTGCCGGCGCGTTACCCGATGGGTTCCGACCGCCAGTTGATCGTCGAACTGACCGGGCGCGAAGTCCCGTCCGACGCGCGTGCCGCTGACGTCGGCGTCATCGTCCATAACGTCGGTACGGCCTACGCCGTGCAGCAGGCGGTCTGTCTCGGCCGGCCGCTGCTCAGCCGGGTGATGACCCTGAATGGCGGCGTTGCAGCGACGCCGGGCAACTACGAAGTGCCGCTCGGCACCCTGATCAGCGACCTGGTCGCCTTCACTGGCGGCACGACGGGCGAGGTCGCCAAGCTGGTGATGGGCGGCCCGATGATGGGCACTATCCTGCCCCACATGCGGGTGCCGGTGATCAAGGGCACCAGCGGCATCCTGCTGCTCGACGCCAACGAGGCGGCGGGTGGCGAAGTCGAGGATTGCATCCGCTGCGGCAGTTGCGTCAAGGCCTGTCCGATGGGGCTGCTGCCGCTCGAAATGAGCGCGCGCATCCGCAACGACGAAATGGATGCCGCGGCCGATCTCGGTCTGGCCGACTGCATCGCCTGCGGTTGCTGTGCCTACGTCTGCCCCTCGCACATCCCGCTGGTCCAGTACTTCTACCACGCCAAGGGCGATCTCTACGCCCGTGAGCGCAACAAGCTGCGCACCGAGGCAACCAAGAAAATGGCCCTGCAGCGTCAGGAACGTCTGGATCGCGAGCAGCGCGAGAAGGTCGAAGCGGCCGCCAAACGCAAGGCCGAACGTGCTGCGGCCGCCGCCGCAGCAGCCGCTGCCGAAGCGGCCAAACAAGGAGAGTCCGCATGA
- a CDS encoding RnfABCDGE type electron transport complex subunit B — MIAAILSLTILGAALGIILGVANKFLQVEGNPVVEELLAIMPGSNCGQCGFPGCSGAAEAIVDGSAAPTCCPPGGKALAAAIAAKLGIEVDLSGMTDDGPKIALVAEELCIGCCRCSKVCPTDAILGAAKQIHNVLREACTGCSSCIEKCPTEALVMTPVPVTLQHWVMPKPLAA, encoded by the coding sequence ATGATCGCTGCCATTCTCAGTCTGACCATCCTCGGTGCCGCACTCGGCATCATTCTCGGTGTGGCCAACAAATTCCTGCAGGTCGAAGGCAATCCGGTGGTGGAAGAACTGCTCGCCATCATGCCCGGTTCCAATTGCGGCCAATGCGGCTTCCCCGGTTGTTCCGGCGCTGCCGAGGCCATCGTCGATGGTTCGGCCGCCCCGACCTGCTGCCCGCCGGGCGGCAAGGCGCTGGCCGCGGCAATTGCCGCCAAGCTCGGCATCGAGGTCGATCTGTCGGGGATGACCGACGACGGTCCGAAAATCGCGCTGGTTGCCGAAGAGCTTTGCATCGGCTGCTGCCGTTGCAGCAAAGTCTGCCCGACCGACGCCATTCTCGGTGCCGCCAAGCAGATCCATAACGTGCTGCGCGAGGCCTGTACCGGCTGCAGCAGCTGCATCGAAAAATGCCCGACCGAGGCACTGGTGATGACGCCGGTGCCGGTGACCCTGCAGCACTGGGTCATGCCCAAACCCCTGGCTGCGTGA
- a CDS encoding NAD(P) transhydrogenase subunit alpha: MDGLLALYIFTLAAFTGYEIIAKVPVILHTPLMSGSNFVHGVVVVGAMLMLGTADTPVQQAIGFFAVALGAANAAGGYVVTERMLAMFKKKEA, translated from the coding sequence ATGGACGGTTTGCTCGCTTTATATATCTTCACGCTCGCAGCCTTCACCGGCTACGAGATCATCGCCAAGGTGCCGGTCATCCTGCACACGCCGCTGATGTCCGGGTCCAACTTCGTGCACGGCGTGGTCGTGGTCGGCGCCATGCTCATGCTGGGCACGGCTGACACGCCGGTGCAGCAGGCCATCGGCTTCTTCGCCGTCGCCCTCGGTGCAGCCAACGCGGCCGGTGGCTACGTGGTCACCGAGCGCATGCTCGCCATGTTCAAGAAGAAGGAGGCTTGA
- a CDS encoding electron transport complex subunit E, which yields MSDALKEVPQGENYGSIIKDGLWEQNVVFSQMLALCPTMAVTTSGTNGLGMGLATTAVLVVSNILVSMIRHTVSSQVRIPVFVVLIATLVTVVDMVMNAWMHDLYKVLGLFIALIVVNCAILGRAEAYAVKNGVFASAVDGLAMGLGFTGALTLIGLIREFLGSGTLFAQASNLLGPSFAFLEMKLPGYGGALLMILPPGAFAVLGFLLAGKRVMEQRAEARAKNASGGAAPLVA from the coding sequence ATGAGTGACGCCCTGAAAGAAGTCCCCCAGGGGGAAAACTACGGCAGCATCATCAAGGACGGCCTGTGGGAACAGAACGTGGTGTTCTCGCAGATGCTCGCCCTGTGCCCGACCATGGCGGTGACGACGAGCGGGACCAACGGTCTCGGCATGGGACTGGCGACCACGGCGGTGCTGGTGGTCTCCAATATCCTGGTCTCGATGATCCGGCACACGGTCAGTTCGCAGGTGCGGATTCCAGTGTTCGTGGTGTTGATTGCCACGCTGGTGACTGTCGTCGATATGGTCATGAATGCCTGGATGCACGATCTTTACAAGGTGCTCGGCCTGTTCATCGCGCTGATCGTGGTCAATTGCGCCATTCTCGGCCGCGCCGAAGCCTACGCCGTCAAGAACGGTGTGTTCGCCTCGGCGGTCGATGGTCTGGCGATGGGCCTGGGTTTCACCGGCGCCCTGACCCTGATCGGCCTGATCCGCGAGTTTCTCGGTTCGGGCACCTTGTTTGCGCAGGCTTCGAACCTGCTCGGTCCGTCTTTCGCGTTCCTCGAAATGAAACTGCCGGGTTACGGTGGTGCCCTGCTGATGATCCTGCCGCCGGGCGCTTTTGCCGTGCTCGGCTTCCTGCTTGCCGGCAAGCGGGTCATGGAGCAGCGGGCAGAGGCGCGGGCAAAGAATGCAAGTGGTGGTGCAGCACCGCTTGTTGCTTAA
- a CDS encoding NAD(P) transhydrogenase subunit alpha, translating into MSLTIGVVRESAPGEHRVAVVPETAKKFQALGAKFVLENTLGLESHFMDSTYEGATFSQGVQGIYRGADLILRVTPPTLEEIAEIPEGAVLIGLLKPFEDKARLAALNARKITAFSLELLPRISRAQSMDALSSQGACAGYQCGLIAAARCTKFFPMLTTAAGTIRPARVLVIGAGVAGLQAIATCKRLGAMVEAYDVRAAAKEQIESLGAKFVDTGVSADGAGGYARELSAEEKAQQAEKLAKAVEMADVVITTAAIPGKKAPVIITVDMIKRMKYGAIVVDMAAESGGNCALTQPGEHVVANDVNIHGPLNLPSRMPTHASELYAKNLYNFLSPWIKDGKLEFDWSDEVVAGTLLCKDGATVHATVKQVLGDA; encoded by the coding sequence ATGTCTTTAACTATCGGTGTGGTGCGCGAAAGCGCACCGGGAGAACATCGCGTCGCAGTTGTGCCGGAAACGGCCAAGAAATTCCAGGCCTTGGGGGCGAAATTCGTCCTCGAGAATACGCTGGGGCTGGAAAGCCACTTCATGGATTCGACCTATGAAGGGGCCACTTTCAGCCAGGGCGTGCAGGGAATCTACCGCGGCGCCGACCTGATTTTGCGCGTGACCCCCCCCACCCTCGAGGAAATTGCAGAAATCCCCGAAGGTGCGGTGCTGATCGGTCTGCTCAAACCCTTCGAGGACAAGGCTCGACTGGCGGCGCTCAATGCCCGCAAGATCACCGCCTTCTCGCTTGAACTGCTGCCGCGCATTTCGCGCGCCCAGAGCATGGACGCGCTGTCCAGCCAGGGCGCCTGTGCCGGCTACCAGTGCGGCCTGATCGCCGCGGCGCGTTGTACCAAATTCTTCCCGATGCTGACCACGGCGGCCGGCACCATCCGGCCGGCGCGCGTGCTGGTGATCGGGGCCGGCGTTGCCGGTCTGCAGGCGATCGCCACCTGCAAGCGCCTCGGCGCGATGGTTGAAGCCTACGACGTGCGGGCCGCAGCCAAGGAACAGATCGAATCGCTCGGCGCCAAGTTCGTCGATACTGGCGTTTCGGCTGACGGCGCCGGCGGTTATGCGCGCGAACTTTCCGCCGAGGAAAAGGCGCAGCAGGCCGAAAAGCTGGCCAAGGCCGTTGAAATGGCCGATGTCGTGATCACCACGGCAGCGATCCCCGGCAAGAAGGCGCCGGTGATCATTACGGTCGACATGATCAAACGCATGAAATACGGCGCCATCGTCGTCGACATGGCCGCCGAATCGGGCGGCAACTGTGCGCTGACCCAGCCTGGCGAACATGTCGTCGCCAACGACGTCAATATCCATGGTCCGCTCAACCTGCCGTCGCGCATGCCGACGCATGCCTCCGAGCTGTACGCCAAGAACCTCTACAACTTCCTGTCGCCGTGGATCAAGGACGGCAAGCTCGAGTTCGACTGGAGCGATGAAGTGGTCGCTGGCACCTTGCTCTGCAAGGACGGCGCAACGGTGCACGCCACCGTGAAGCAGGTTTTGGGAGACGCATGA
- the rsxA gene encoding electron transport complex subunit RsxA, translated as MSEFILLLLSTALVNNVVLIKFLGLCPVMGVSKSVDSALGMGLATTFVITLAAGASWMLDNWLLTPLGLGYLRILTFILVIAAVVQFTEMFIKKASPGLYQSLGIYLPLITTNCAVLGVALLNVEQKFSLFKSLLYGFGSALGFTIVLLIFAGLRERVALARVPGAFVGAPIAFVTISLLALAFMGFSGLNV; from the coding sequence ATGAGCGAATTTATTCTCCTGTTACTCTCCACCGCGCTGGTCAATAACGTCGTATTGATCAAGTTTCTCGGGCTCTGCCCGGTAATGGGTGTCTCGAAGAGTGTCGATAGCGCCCTCGGCATGGGGCTGGCGACGACCTTCGTCATCACGCTGGCGGCCGGTGCCTCCTGGATGCTCGACAACTGGCTGCTGACGCCGCTCGGTCTGGGCTACCTGCGCATCCTGACCTTCATCCTGGTGATCGCGGCCGTCGTCCAATTCACCGAGATGTTCATCAAGAAGGCCAGTCCCGGTCTCTACCAGTCGCTCGGCATCTACCTGCCGCTGATCACCACCAACTGCGCCGTGCTCGGTGTTGCGCTGCTCAACGTCGAACAGAAATTCAGCCTGTTCAAGAGCCTGCTCTACGGTTTCGGCTCGGCGCTCGGTTTCACCATCGTGCTGCTGATCTTCGCCGGTCTGCGCGAACGCGTCGCCTTGGCCCGCGTTCCTGGTGCCTTCGTCGGGGCGCCGATCGCCTTCGTCACCATCAGCCTGCTGGCCCTCGCCTTCATGGGCTTTTCCGGCCTGAACGTCTAA
- the nifL gene encoding nitrogen fixation negative regulator NifL: MSAVPSAQAPIAQKTELPPEAYRQAVDQADLAISITDPKANILFANEAFARVTGYTPDEIIGQNESVLSNHTTPPELYKSMWSELAAQRPWTGKLLNVRKGGERYLAELHISPVVDSKGKTTHFLGMHRDITEMRRLESMVLNQKQLIESVVDSAPMAFALLDQKGRVILDNQEYKKLVSDLRTKEPAHTLLDSVMPHWLESLAKSPGKCGFVSREARIDRAAGRPRWLSVSSSVIEMHSDEADSYLHTGGKPGLLLVISDITSLREEQEKARAAVLQAVLADEERTAAIREGLSAAIFRLEEPMNVMASAASVLQRRDPASAGVLQQALAASREHMEMLRQVIPQSPQEIAVRININEILRDVLEICTPRLLAAGVIVDWQPAATLPPIIGRPLQLRMLFKALVDNAIEAMNIKGWKRRELSLTSSVERDCVVIAVLDTGPGIPHEWRHKAFEPFFTAKNGSGRHIGTGLSRAQQVVADHGGIIDLAESPSGGCAAIVEFRLDGDPI, translated from the coding sequence ATGTCGGCTGTCCCCAGTGCCCAGGCACCCATTGCGCAAAAGACGGAACTGCCGCCCGAGGCCTATCGCCAGGCGGTCGACCAGGCAGATCTGGCCATTTCGATCACCGATCCCAAGGCCAACATCCTCTTCGCCAACGAAGCCTTCGCCCGCGTCACTGGCTATACGCCCGACGAAATCATCGGCCAGAACGAATCCGTTCTCTCCAATCACACCACCCCGCCCGAGCTGTACAAGTCGATGTGGAGCGAATTGGCCGCCCAGCGACCGTGGACCGGCAAGCTGCTCAACGTCAGGAAAGGCGGCGAACGCTATCTCGCCGAACTGCACATCTCGCCGGTCGTCGACAGCAAGGGCAAGACCACGCACTTCCTGGGCATGCACCGCGACATCACCGAGATGCGTCGCCTGGAAAGCATGGTCCTCAACCAGAAACAGCTGATCGAATCGGTCGTCGATTCGGCGCCGATGGCCTTCGCCCTGCTTGATCAGAAAGGCCGCGTCATTCTCGACAACCAGGAATACAAGAAACTGGTCAGCGACCTGCGCACCAAGGAACCGGCGCACACCTTGCTCGACAGCGTGATGCCGCACTGGCTGGAGAGCCTGGCCAAATCCCCCGGCAAATGCGGCTTCGTCAGCCGCGAGGCGCGTATCGACCGTGCCGCCGGCCGGCCGCGCTGGCTTTCGGTGAGTTCATCGGTGATCGAGATGCATAGCGACGAAGCGGACAGCTATCTCCACACCGGCGGCAAGCCGGGCCTGCTGCTGGTCATCTCCGACATCACGTCCTTGCGCGAAGAGCAGGAAAAGGCGCGCGCCGCCGTGCTGCAGGCCGTGCTGGCCGACGAGGAACGCACCGCCGCGATCCGCGAAGGCCTCTCTGCCGCCATCTTCCGCCTTGAAGAACCGATGAATGTCATGGCCTCGGCTGCTTCCGTGCTGCAACGCCGCGACCCGGCCAGCGCCGGCGTGCTGCAGCAGGCCCTGGCGGCCAGTCGCGAACACATGGAAATGCTGCGTCAGGTCATCCCGCAAAGCCCGCAGGAAATCGCCGTACGCATCAACATCAACGAAATCCTGCGCGACGTCCTGGAAATCTGCACGCCGCGCCTGCTTGCCGCGGGCGTCATCGTCGATTGGCAGCCGGCCGCAACCCTGCCGCCGATCATCGGCCGCCCGCTGCAATTGCGCATGCTGTTCAAGGCCCTGGTCGATAACGCCATCGAAGCCATGAACATCAAGGGCTGGAAACGCCGCGAACTGAGCCTGACCAGCTCGGTCGAGCGTGACTGCGTGGTGATTGCCGTGCTCGACACCGGCCCGGGCATTCCGCACGAGTGGCGGCACAAGGCCTTCGAACCCTTCTTCACCGCCAAGAACGGCAGCGGCCGCCATATCGGCACCGGCCTGTCGCGCGCCCAGCAGGTTGTCGCCGACCACGGCGGCATCATCGACCTGGCAGAAAGTCCGAGCGGCGGTTGTGCGGCAATCGTCGAATTCCGTCTCGACGGCGACCCGATCTAA